The following DNA comes from Desulforegulaceae bacterium.
TGTAAGCACTCATAATTATCAAAAAAATTTGGATTTACAGCTAATCGTGATTATAGTCGTTTATTGAATGTTTTATTCAGGAGAAGAGCATTCATTTCTTGAGATTATATTTTGTTTTGTAATATAATAAAAAAGATAAGATTTTAAAACAACAACACTAGTAAGCAACCTTGAAGGAGGTTTTAGATGAAGCAGAAGTATCTGCTGGAAAAACAGGAGGACGCAAGTCTTGTAATCAGGGAATATGGCGAATTGGAAGAAGGTATCTTCTCCCTTTTATGCGAAGAGAAATTTGACTCTGAAGGTTTAATGAAAGTCCTGGAAGATGATGATGAGCTTTTGGACTTTTTAAGAACCGATAATATGTTCCCTCCTTTTTCATATATGACAAAGATTAGAGAGGCAGTTAGAGAAGTTTATTCTGAAGAAGCTGATAACCATGCTGAAATAATTTTTGATGATGTAGCCATTGCAAAAAAGGAGCGTGAAGAAGAGGCTTTTTTTGATGAAGATGAGCTATTAGACGATATTCTTGACGGAGGAGATGATGCTCTTGAATCTGTTGATGAAGAACTGGGGAAAATAGGTACTTCAAAGACTATAAAGATTGATGAGGAACCTGACTTGGATATTGGTGTTTAATTTGTTTACAAATAAGGATTGTTATTTTTAAAGGGGGGGTAACCCCCATTTTTATTTGGATGGTTTTTAAAGGGGAATAGTTTATGAAATCTCTTATTCGGGATTCAGTATCAAGGGCATGGGATAAAGCCTGTCAGAAGGGTCTTTTTTCTCAAGCCCAGATTCCTGTTTTTGATGTGTCTGAGACAAAAAGCAAAGAACATGGCGATCTTGCATCGAATATAGCCATGGTTTCTGCAAAAGTTTTAAAGCAGTCACCTTTAAAAACAGCTGAAATTCTAAAAAACATTATTGAAGAAGATTATATTGAAAAAATAGAAATTGCAGGGCCGGGATTTATTAATTTTTTTATAAATAAATCTTTTTTTCCTCCAATGCTTGAAGAGGTTTTTTCCAAAGGAGATGATTTTGGTAAAAACAATTTTGGAAGCGGTAAAAAAGTGTTGGTTGAATTTGTAAGTGCAAATCCTACAGGACCTCTTCACATAGGACACGGCAGAGGGGCTGCAGTAGGAGATGCAACAGCAGCTGTGTTAAAAAAATGTGGATATGAGGTAAAAAAAGAATACTATATCAATGATTCAGGCCTTCAGATCAACACTCTTGGAAACTCAGTCTATTTAAGATATTTGGAGCTCATAGGAAAAAAAGTTGATTTCCCAGAAGATCATTATCAAGGAGAATATATTTTAGGCCTTGCAAAAGAGATTGAAGCCAAGCATGGAAAAACTCTTTTAGAAAAAAATGAAAAAGAAGCTGTGCATTTTTGTGCAAGATACTCAGCAGACTCTATTTTAAAAGGAATAAAGGATGATTTAAAGTCTTTTAATGTTAATTTTGATAATTGGTACAGCGAGCAGTCTCTTTATGATTCTGATAAGATTTTTCCTACTATAGAGTTTTTTGAAAATAAAGATCTCATTTATGAAAAAGACGGAGCTAAATGGTTTAGAACCCAGGATTTTGGTGATGAAAAAGACAGGGTAGTGGTTCGTTCCAATGGGGAAACAACTTATTTTGCCTCTGATATTGCTTATCATATGGATAAGTTTGAAAGAGGATTTGATGAGCTTGTGGATGTTTGGGGTGCAGATCATCATGGCTATATCAATAGAATCAAAGCTTCTATTGAGGCATCAGGTCGTAAAAGCAATGACTTTCATGTTATTTTGGTTCAGCTTGTTACTTTGCTTAGAAGTGGGAAGCTTGTCCAGATGTCAACAAGAGCAGGAGAATTTGATACTTTAAGAGATGTGGTTGATGAAGTAGGAGTTGATGCTGCAAGATTTTTCTTTTTAATGAGAAGTTATGATTCAGGACTTGATTTTGATCTGGATCTTGCAAAGAAAAAATCCAGCGAAAACCCAGTTTATTATGTTCAATATGTACATGCAAGAATATCAAGTATAATTGAAAAAGCCCAAAAAGAGTTTTCAATTTTAAGTTCAGATATAATGGATGCTGATTTGCTTCTTCTTGATAATGATGAAGAAATTGAACTTATAAAGACTCTTATGAAATATAAAGATGCGGTTTTAAATGCCGGCAGGGAAAAACAGCCCCATAGGGTGACATTTTATCTTATGGATCTTGCTGGATGTTTTCACTCATATTACAACAAACACAAGGTGTTGATAGAAGATAAGGCTCTTTCGTGTTCTAGGCTTTATCTTGTAAGTGCGGTCAGGGAAGTGGTTAGAAACGGACTTAGCCTTCTTGGAGTGAGTGCACCGGAAAAAATGTAGGTATTAAAGTTGAAAATCAGGTGAGGCCTTAACTTTTTAAGTTTAATCGAATGGCAATGGCAAATATTAGGAGCAAAAAGAAAACAAAGGGGAATTCCCCTTCAAAAAAAAATAAAGTAAAAATTTTTCCTCCTTCCAGATTAGTGGAGATTGTTTTTTACTCTTTTGCCATGTTTG
Coding sequences within:
- the argS gene encoding arginine--tRNA ligase; this encodes MKSLIRDSVSRAWDKACQKGLFSQAQIPVFDVSETKSKEHGDLASNIAMVSAKVLKQSPLKTAEILKNIIEEDYIEKIEIAGPGFINFFINKSFFPPMLEEVFSKGDDFGKNNFGSGKKVLVEFVSANPTGPLHIGHGRGAAVGDATAAVLKKCGYEVKKEYYINDSGLQINTLGNSVYLRYLELIGKKVDFPEDHYQGEYILGLAKEIEAKHGKTLLEKNEKEAVHFCARYSADSILKGIKDDLKSFNVNFDNWYSEQSLYDSDKIFPTIEFFENKDLIYEKDGAKWFRTQDFGDEKDRVVVRSNGETTYFASDIAYHMDKFERGFDELVDVWGADHHGYINRIKASIEASGRKSNDFHVILVQLVTLLRSGKLVQMSTRAGEFDTLRDVVDEVGVDAARFFFLMRSYDSGLDFDLDLAKKKSSENPVYYVQYVHARISSIIEKAQKEFSILSSDIMDADLLLLDNDEEIELIKTLMKYKDAVLNAGREKQPHRVTFYLMDLAGCFHSYYNKHKVLIEDKALSCSRLYLVSAVREVVRNGLSLLGVSAPEKM